The following are from one region of the Poecilia reticulata strain Guanapo linkage group LG7, Guppy_female_1.0+MT, whole genome shotgun sequence genome:
- the mbd6 gene encoding proline-rich protein 36 yields the protein MMGGSETVSRDKDAVHAAAIHVPIGWLRRVERGQVTYVSPSGTTLSTLDEVKAYLLTDGTCKCGLECPLIIHKVFNFSVGVKVEQNSQPSCKAEQDMTKLCNHRRKVVAMAALCRSMQASQLPFTNFHHPDVTRGDSGDPKKEHLERKEDERGLFYSKHNPVPTRGHNNLHPNPSPSPKSSHHFIYPYNGSSPVPNTGTNCHHPLDAFRRHHHHPPLPAASTASTSSSFPPHSPAQRSPRTPTPQNTNQGQITPKTPETPSSPWLGPLSSPPPSSPMTLGGVRGGQTHYPLTPLSPSNSFSPSVHPMGLTSHQRSRHPSASPSSASEHGGGSTPAEGGGGLMGNNLPHRRKSASSSPHSPVPGGSPLPSPHFPKYKLDDILEQFKYSGNSSTNNHHILNPANPSLATNQSSSHPHTVSSKPTKGTATPADSAGPKGFGLSQSAPSNLPLGPLLNHHYSHQGKLPHPVSFPASTLLSAAAKAQLANQITQGSNASSSAGNLHSSLDVLKEAQQQQKVTNSTLHNSISSSSIASARLPHPSLATASAVLFPPSQTLAQSLVSSSPRPPPTAERGASHRKRRRRSPTVISALRDTPPLANGVRKAIPDEAASATVINLSSSSTSFPSSSSSSSSHSYSTSVVQNQSTVTLENHHPRLSAPPGHLSRSPRPNETRSFTTAPTPIPLSIDPPTQPLSALLHLLSVQNAQASVSHSASAPSRPAGGGGHTNEPTLRQSPPSPSANARTQQSRPVCQTDNTNPLPLVRQPLSSPSPSFSVTLQPHSPPQSTVSTPLQRGSPCKSNEVFQSNSDPAQRTTSSLADTDQPSDNHIPTSDSLSQASPYAASPLRAVTVETGSGSPPTSLNLSRAEGNASAGVPSSPKPLDLSNHVLALFSAPSTATQTEGDSSNHEAQADASSTENPAAVQVEPEHLDPKTPLASTSPTFSVSAHHEGSHSPASSSSVGETAAPLALAEAFPFMNQEQLLQLLSSTGGLPSLLDSTILASLPLGGLWLGGQHAQLPPASVTPQPPPNLAEPHQPEQPHLLVQETQQQNQEQQQKQQQHVNNNPLFPLLPLLSSGHGELPLNLLGLLNPLAASALSAGQEPDLTERSSLQALLMASVLVGQQPASLLPLSVLGHLNQISLEVPIQHSQQIPATLEGLSLDKTSGLLDPTSGLLDITHGLLPLTAGTENPIQALQSLLLPAALPPPPAAFLPLSPALLTAALSSAELHSPPNTQLAPAQQTQHAQPQVPTDAAVDTLIPVSLQGKDNSLLQQLLPTLLNPSMLGDVPSIAGLQNMVGLGAGSILLSPVQASALGLLQSPDGGINLLNNIQLNLASPSDGEKPGSLQETQRPAVHEGLPASEIAPEVSPCPVSALAPPPAQESPPPAQRVSEGRSVIDPYTSFMDTIYTSFLQVSAKEQEDGAQLGPSDPTSPFCALPPVSFPLEHQSSSSNTPTLPQASAPVSLSPRRACALRNSDLSRLSLEAAAHSPAQGTPKPTEDGPTSPLQRKPVIEGHTHLEPSLHPVYLEEAKTDCTGPAAAVCPFVEMGVDRQGQRPHAGYLSPRDGRSERPSEETTETLLLTGQGMDQAGAAGGARRGRKRKQTLQNVLEDFRDMDATALEETKATAALLKPDRSVRGRRRRGTRSQRQ from the exons ATGATGGGAGGCAGTGAGACCGTCAGCAGAGACAAGGATGCGGTCCACGCTGCTGCAATACATGTCCCCATTGGCTGGCTCCGGAGAGTGGAGAGAGGGCAGGTGACCTATGTCAG TCCCAGTGGCACCACCCTGTCCACACTGGATGAGGTCAAAGCCTACCTGCTGACTGATGGTACCTGCAAATGTGGTCTGGAGTGCCCACTCATCATTCATAAG GTTTTCAACTTCAGTGTGGGTGTGAAAGTGGAACAGAACAGTCAGCCGTCATGTAAAGCAGAGCAGGACATGACCAAATTGTGCAATCACCGCAGGAAAGTGGTAGCGATGGCTGCTCTGTGTCGGAGTATGCAGGCCTCACAGCTTCCATTCACCAACTTTCATCATCCAG ATGTGACTCGAGGGGACAGCGGGGATCCAAAAAAGGAACATTTGGAGCGCAAAGAGGACGAGCGAGgacttttttattcaaaacacaaTCCAGTACCCACTCGGGGGCACAACAACCTTCACCCGAACCCTTCCCCCAGCCCCAAATCCTCCCATCACTTCATCTACCCTTACAATGGTTCCTCCCCTGTGCCAAATACAGGCACAAACTGTCATCACCCCCTAGATGCTTTTAGaagacatcatcatcatcctcctctccCAGCAGCCTCCACTGCTTCCACTAGCTCTTCGTTTCCACCTCACAGCCCTGCCCAGAGGTCACCCCGCACGCCCACGCCTCAAAACACCAATCAAGGTCAAATAACACCCAAAACCCCTGAGACCCCCAGCTCTCCTTGGTTAGGTCCCCTGTCATCGCCTCCTCCCTCTTCCCCTATGACTCTTGGAGGAGTGAGAGGAGGACAGACTCATTACCCTTTAACTCCCCTTTCTCCATCTAACTCTTTCTCTCCCTCGGTGCACCCCATGGGTTTGACTTCTCATCAGCGATCCCGCCACCCGTCGGCCTCTCCTTCCTCTGCATCCGAGCATGGAGGAGGCTCCACGCCGGccgaaggaggaggaggactgaTGGGAAATAACTTACCCCACAGGAGGAAGTCTGCCTCTTCCTCTCCGCACTCCCCAGTCCCCGGTGGGTCCCCTCTTCCCAGCCCCCACTTCCCCAAGTACAAGCTGGACGACATCTTGGAGCAGTTTAAGTACTCAGGCAACAGCAGCACTAACAACCACCACATCCTGAACCCCGCTAACCCTTCTTTAGCCACCAACCAAAGCAGCAGTCACCCTCACACCGTCTCCTCAAAGCCCACCAAGGGCACTGCGACTCCTGCCGACAGCGCGGGACCAAAAGGTTTCGGTTTGAGTCAATCGGCGCCTTCTAACTTGCCTCTGGGGCCGCTGCTGAATCACCACTATAGCCATCAGGGCAAGCTGCCACACCCAGTTTCGTTCCCCGCCAGTACCCTGCTCTCTGCAGCGGCTAAGGCTCAGCTGGCCAACCAGATCACCCAGGGCTCAAACGCGTCCAGCAGTGCAGGGAACTTGCACTCCTCTCTGGATGTGTTGAAAGAGGCCCAGCAGCAACAAAAGGTAACAAACAGCACTTTACATAACAGCATCTCTTCCTCTTCCATCGCTTCTGCTAGGCTTCCTCATCCTTCCCTCGCAACAGCTTCTGCTGTTCTCTTTCCCCCGTCCCAAACTCTGGCCCAGTCCCTCGTGTCCTCCTCGCCCCGCCCGCCCCCGACAGCGGAACGCGGCGCATCGCACAGGAAGAGGCGGCGGCGATCCCCCACAGTCATCAGTGCGCTGAGAGACACGCCGCCACTCGCCAACGGAGTCCGAAAGGCGATACCTGACGAGGCCGCATCTGCTACGGTTATCAACCTTTCCTCTTCTTCCACAtccttcccctcctcctcttcctcttcctcttcacacTCCTACTCTACCTCAGTTGTGCAAAATCAGAGTACAGTCACTTTGGAAAACCATCATCCCAGACTCTCCGCTCCTCCAGGACATCTGTCCAGGTCTCCTCGGCCGAACGAGACTCGGAGTTTCACTACAGCCCCCACACCCATTCCTCTTAGCATAGACCCCCCAACCCAACCGCTGTCCGCTTTGTTACACCTGCTCAGCGTTCAGAACGCTCAGGCCTCTGTGTCACACTCAGCCTCAGCTCCGTCTAGACCCGCCGGAGGTGGTGGACACACTAACGAACCGACCTTGAGGCAGTCCCCACCTTCTCCTTCTGCTAATGCCAGAACCCAACAGAGTCGACCCGTATGCCAAACAGATAACACTAATCCCCTACCCCTAGTGCGGCAGCCACTTTCTTCCCCTTCCCCCTCCTTTTCTGTCACATTACAGCCCCACTCTCCTCCACAGTCGACTGTATCAACTCCTCTCCAAAGAGGCTCTCCATGTAAGTCAAATGAAGTTTTTCAGAGCAACTCTGACCCTGCTCAGCGAACCACTTCCTCTCTCGCCGACACGGATCAGCCATCTGACAACCACATTCCTACGTCAGACTCGCTTTCCCAGGCGTCTCCGTACGCGGCCTCTCCTCTGAGAGCCGTCACCGTGGAGACCGGGAGCGGCAGCCCACCAACATCATTGAACCTGAGTCGGGCAGAAGGCAATGCTTCTGCAGGAGTACCCTCATCTCCGAAGCCTCTGGACCTCAGTAATCATGTCTTGGCTCTTTTCTCCGCTCCCTCCACTGCGACTCAGACGGAGGGGGATTCCTCCAACCACGAAGCTCAAGCTGATGCGTCTTCCACAGAGAACCCTGCAGCAG tacAAGTGGAACCTGAACATTTAGATCCAAAGACGCCCCTGGCCTCCACCAGCCCCACCTTCAGTGTCTCTGCGCACCACGAGGGGAGTCACAGTCCCGCCAGCTCGTCCAGCGTGGGAGAGACCGCGGCTCCGTTGGCGCTGGCGGAAGCTTTTCCCTTCATGAACCAGGagcagctgcttcagctgctgtCGTCCACAGGAGGTTTACCGTCGCTCTTGGATTCCACAATCCTAGCATCTTTGCCCTTAGGGGGGCTCTGGTTGGGAGGGCAACATGCGCAGTTACCTCCCGCCTCCGTTACGCCGCAGCCACCGCCAAACCTTGCAGAGCCGCACCAACCAGAGCAGCCGCATTTACTGGTGCAGGAAACGCAGCAACAAAAccaagagcagcagcagaagcagcagcagcatgttaaCAACAACCCTCTGTTTCCTTTGCTACCCCTGTTGAGTAGCGGGCATGGGGAGCTGCCGCTGAACCTTCTGGGCCTGCTGAACCCGCTCGCTGCCTCGGCGCTGTCTGCAGGACAGGAACCGGACCTAACAGAGAGATCAAGTCTTCAAGCCCTGCTCATGGCCTCTGTTCTGGTTGGGCAGCAGCCCGCCTCCTTGTTGCCTCTGTCGGTGCTGGGTCACCTGAACCAGATCAGCTTGGAGGTTCCGATTCAGCACTCCCAACAGATCCCCGCCACTCTGGAGGGGCTCAGCCTCGATAAGACCTCTGGCCTCCTCGATCCGACCTCAGGCCTCTTAGACATAACCCACGGCCTTCTTCCTCTTACTGCCGGAACGGAGAACCCTATCCAAGCTCTGCAGTCTCTGCTCCTTCCTGccgctcttcctcctccccctgCAGCCTTCCTGCCCCTCAGCCCCGCTCTGCTCACAGCTGCCCTGAGCTCTGCTGAGCTCCACTCTCCTCCCAACACCCAGTTAGCTCCTGCACAGCAAACCCAACATGCCCAGCCTCAG GTACCCACTGATGCAGCTGTTGACACCCTCATCCCAGTATCTCTCCAAGGCAAAGATAATTCTCTCCTCCAACAATTACTTCCCACTTTGCTTAACCCGTCTATGTTAG GAGACGTTCCCAGCATCGCCGGGCTCCAGAACATGGTTGGCCTCGGAGCGGGTTCCATTCTTCTCTCCCCAGTTCAAGCTTCTGCTTTGGGTTTGCTGCAGAGCCCTGATGGAGGAATCAACTTACTCAACAACATCCAG CTGAATCTTGCGTCTCCCTCAGACGGGGAGAAACCCGGCTCTTTGCAGGAAACCCAAAGACCAGCCGTACACGAAGGTTTACCGGCCAGCGAAATCGCTCCTGAAGTATCTCCATGTCCTGTTTCGGCTCtggctcctcctcctgctcaaGAATCGCCCCCACCCGCTCAGAGGGTGTCGGAGGGCAGGTCCGTCATTGACCCTTACACCTCTTTCATGGACACCATTTATACCTCTTTTCTTCAAGTGAGTGCTAAAGAGCAGGAAGACGGGGCTCAGCTGGGGCCATCAGACCCTACTTCACCCTTCTGTGCCTTACCGCCGGTTTCTTTCCCCCTGGAGCACCAGAGCTCATCCTCCAACACCCCCACTCTACCCCAGGCGAGCGCCCCCGTCTCCCTGAGCCCACGGCGAGCTTGTGCGCTCCGCAACTCGGACTTATCACGACTCAGCCTGGAAGCTGCCGCTCATTCTCCGGCCCAGGGGACGCCCAAGCCCACAGAGGACGGGCCTACGTCACCCCTACAGAGGAAGCCAGTCATAGAGGGACACACCCACCTAGAGCCATCTTTGCACCCCGTGTACTTGGAGGAGGCCAAGACGGACTGTACTGGTccggcagcagcagtttgtcCATTCGTGGAAATGGGCGTGGACAGGCAGGGACAACGTCCCCACGCAGGATACCTCAGTCCCAGAGACGGACGCAGCGAGAGGCCCAGCGAAGAGACAACGGAGACATTGCTGCTCACTGGACAGGGAATG GATCAAGCAGGGGCTGCAGGTGGAGCCAGAcgaggaaggaaaagaaaacaaac GCTTCAGAACGTGTTAGAAGATTTCAGAGACATGGATGCTACAGCACTAGAGGAAACCAAGGCTACA GCGGCGCTCCTGAAACCCGACAGGTCTGTGCGCGGCAGGCGGAGACGAGGTACCAGATCTCAGAGGCAGTGA
- the kif5aa gene encoding kinesin family member 5Aa produces MADVPAECNIKVLCRFRPLNQSEIVRGDQFLPKFQGDDTVIVGGKPYAFDRVFPTNTTQEQVYNTCAKQIVKDVLSGYNGTIFAYGQTSSGKTHTMEGKLHDPHQMGIIPRIAEDIFNHIFAMDENLEFHIKVSYFEIYMDKIRDLLDVTKTNLSVHEDKNRVPYVKGCTERFVSSPDEVMDVIDEGKANRHVAVTNMNEHSSRSHSIFLINIKQEHVETEQKLCGKLYLVDLAGSEKVSKTGAAGSVLDEAKNINKSLSALGNVISALAEGTKSHVPYRDSKMTRILQDSLGGNCRTTMFICCSPSSYNEGETKSTLMFGQRAKTIRNTASINLELTAEQWKRKYEKEKEKNKTLKETIQKLEAELNRWRNGEDVPETERTTSDVVTRIETVEERPVLDNDTSSIVVRISEEERQKYEEEIRKLYKQLDDKDDEINLQCQLVEKLKQQMLDQDELLASSRGDGDKVQAELGRLQVESDCAKAEVKEVLQALEELAINYDQKSQEVEEKGLQNQLLADQLSQKMASLMELEAELSRMQEVSGQQRKRIADVLNGLMRDLSEFSTIVGNGEIKLPVEISGAIEEEFTVARLYISKIKSEVKSMVKRCRQLENMQLECHRKMEETGRELSSCQLLISQHEAKIRSLTEYMQSVEQKKRQLEESHDSLTEELAKLQDQDNSVLVEKDGEKGEIEDGNTKKALRQQGESHRGLHHKQLARLRDEINEKQRVIDELTDRNSKLELELAQVRADFDRLKSQDSCKSERLEELSFLHERHEQTKQDLKGLEETVARELQTLHNLRKLFVQDLTSRVKKSSEMEPDDSGGSSTQKQKISFLENNLDQLTKVHKQLVRDNADLRCELPKLEKRLRSTAERVKALETALRDAKEGAMMDRRRYQQEVDRIKEAMKSKIALRRPHAAQIAKPVRPKQLPVCSPTNPFYAYIRATEHANAYSNALFQSSTTPKSSSSIDCNLNSVQSNTVSTALGYRAGRYNGDVLESYPLNIDNGNSINETRDINDNRSDVHCGSEVDDSNRHNSMQQPQTASS; encoded by the exons ATGGCCGACGTACCAGCGGAGTGCAACATAAAAGTGCTGTGTCGCTTTCGCCCCCTCAACCAGTCCGAGATCGTACGCGGGGACCAGTTCCTGCCCAAATTTCAAGGGGACGACACCGTCATCGTGGGG ggGAAGCCGTATGCATTTGATCGTGTGTTTCCAACCAACACCACCCAGGAGCAAGTTTACAATACCTGTGCCAAGCAGATCGTCAAGG ATGTGCTCAGTGGATACAATGGCACCATCTTTGCATATGGACAAACGTCCTCTGGGAAGACTCACACCATGGAG GGAAAGCTGCACGACCCTCACCAGATGGGCATCATTCCTCGCATTGCTGAGGATATTTTCAATCATATCTTTGCGATGGACGAAAACCTGGAATTCCACATCAAG GTTTCCTACTTTGAAATCTACATGGACAAAATCCGTGACCTGCTGGATG TGACGAAGACCAACCTGTCTGTCCATGAGGATAAGAACAGGGTTCCATATGTTAAG GGATGCACCGAGCGCTTTGTGTCCAGTCCTGATGAGGTTATGGATGTGATTGATGAAGGCAAAGCGAACCGCCATGTTGCCGTGACCA ACATGAACGAGCACAGCTCCCGCAGCCACAGCATCTTCCTGATCAACATCAAGCAGGAGCACGTGGAGACGGAGCAGAAACTGTGTGGGAAACTCTACCTGGTGGATCTGGCTGGCAGCGAGAAG GTCAGTAAGACCGGAGCTGCCGGTTCTGTCCTGGACGAGgctaaaaacatcaacaagtCTCTTTCCGCTCTGGGGAATGTCATCTCTGCCTTGGCCGAGGGAACG AAAAGTCACGTTCCGTACCGCGACAGCAAAATGACCCGCATCCTGCAGGACTCGCTGGGCGGGAACTGTCGCACCACCATGTTCATCTGCTGCTCTCCGTCCAGCTATAACGAAGGGGAGACTAAATCAACTCTGATGTTCGGACAGCG CGCCAAGACCATAAGGAACACGGCCTCCATTAACCTGGAGCTGACTGCCGAGCAGTGGAAGAGGAAGTacgagaaggagaaggagaagaacaAGACGCTGAAGGAGACAATTCAGAAACTGGAGGCGGAGCTCAACCGCTGGAGAAACG GAGAGGACGTACCCGAGACTGAGCGGACCACGTCAGACGTGGTGACTCGCATCGAGACCGTGGAGGAGCGCCCCGTTCTGGACAACGACACCTCCTCCATTGTGGTCCGCATCTCCGAAGAGGAGCGGCAGAAGTACGAAGAGGAGATCCGCAAGCTGTACAAGCAGCTGGATGACAAG GACGATGAGATCAACCTGCAGTGTCAGCTGGTGGAGAAACTGAAGCAGCAAATGCTGGACCAGGACGAG CTCCTGGCCTCGTCCCGGGGAGATGGGGACAAGGTCCAGGCTGAGCTCGGCAGGCTGCAGGTGGAGAGCGACTGCGCCAAGGCCGAGGTGAAGGAGGTCCTTcaggctctggaggagctggccATTAACTACGACCAGAAGAGccaggaggtggaggagaaggGCCTGCAGAACCAGCTGCTGGCCGACCAGCTGTCCCAGAAAATG GCGAGTCTGATGGAGCTGGAGGCGGAGCTGTCCCGAATGCAGGAGGTGAGCGGTCAGCAGAGGAAGCGCATCGCCGACGTCCTCAACGGACTCATGAGGGACCTCAGCGAGTTCAGCACCATCGTCGGGAACGGAGAGATAAAGCTG CCGGTGGAGATCAGCGGCGCCATCGAGGAGGAGTTCACCGTGGCCCGCCTCTACATCAGTAAGATCAAGTCAGAGGTGAAGAGCATGGTGAAGCGATGCCGCCAGCTGGAGAACATGCAGCTGGAGTGCCACCGCAAGATGGAGGAGACCGGCCGGGAGCTCTCCTCATGCCAGCTCCTCATCTCTCAG CACGAGGCTAAGATCCGCTCTCTGACCGAGTACATGCAGAGCgtggagcagaagaagaggcAGCTGGAGGAAAGCCACGACTCCCTGACCGAAGAGCTGGCTAAGCTGCAGGACCAGG ATAACTCTGTGCTTGTGGAGAAAGACGGAGAGAAGGGTGAGATCGAGGATGGAAATACGAAG AAAGCGCTTCGTCAGCAGGGGGAGTCTCACCGCGGCCTCCATCACAAGCAGCTGGCCCGCCTGCGGGATGAGATCAACGAGAAGCAGAGGGTCATCGATGAGCTCACCGA TCGTAACTCcaagctggagctggagctggctCAGGTGCGCGCCGACTTTGATCGCCTGAAGAGTCAGGACAGCTGCAAGAGCGAGCGCCTGGAGGAGCTTTC ATTCCTGCATGAGCGCCATGAGCAGACCAAGCAGGACTTGAAGGGTCTGGAGGAGACTGTT GCCCGCGAACTCCAGACCCTCCACAACCTGCGCAAGCTGTTCGTTCAAGACCTCACGTCGCGGGTTAAAAAA agTTCCGAAATGGAGCCTGATGATAGCGGGGGGTCTAGCACCCAGAAGCAGAAGATTTCCTTTCTTGAGAATAACCTGGACCAACTTACAAAGGTTCACAAACAG CTGGTTCGTGACAATGCAGATCTGCGTTGTGAGCTTCCAAAGCTGGAGAAACGGCTTCGGTCTACTGCTGAGAGAGTTAAGGCCCTGGAGACTGCACTGAGGGACGCCAAAGAGGGCGCCATGATGGACCGCCGCCGCTACCAGCAGGAGGTGGATCGGATCAAGGAGGCCATGAAGTCTAAAATCGCGCTGAGACGCCCCCATGCTGCACAGATCG CAAAACCAGTGAGACCAAAGCAGCTGCCCGTCTGCTCTCCCACCAACCCGTTCTACGCCTACATCCGGGCCACCGAGCACGCCAACGCCTACAGCAACGCCCTCTTCCAGAGCAGCACGACCCCCAAGAGCTCCTCCAGCATCGACTGCAACCTGAACTCTGTGCAGAGCAACAC agTTTCCACAGCTCTGGGCTACAGAGCAGGGAGATATAATGGAGATGTGCTGGAGTCCTACCCACTCAACATTGACAAcg gaaaCAGCATCAATGAAACCAGAGACATAAATGACAACAG AAGTGACGTTCACTGTGGCAGCGAGGTGGATGACTCAAACAGGCACAACAGCATGCAGCAGCCGCAGACTGCTTCAAGTT AG